One Numenius arquata chromosome 9, bNumArq3.hap1.1, whole genome shotgun sequence DNA window includes the following coding sequences:
- the KCNJ13 gene encoding inward rectifier potassium channel 13 → MTTDMIESNNTKSSAPLLTQRYLRMVTKDGHSTFQMDGAQGKGLAYLRDAWGILMDMRWRWMMLVFSASFVIHWLVFAVLWYLLAEMNGDLELDHDAPPDNHTICVKYITSFTAAFSFSLETQLTIGYGTMFPSGDCPSAIALLAIQMVLGLMLEAFITGAFVAKIARPKNRAFSIRFTRSAVVTHTEGKPYLMFQVANTRSSPLTSVQISAILYQEQENGQLHQTSVDFHLDNVTLDECPFFVFPLTYYHSITPSSPLAALLQRETAHHFELVVFLSAVQEGTGEMCQRRTSYLPSEIMLYHRFTSMLARNAKGEYQIKMENFDKTIPELPAAAGSKSPKRTDKEIRINGQHADSFQLSETGLTE, encoded by the exons ATGACAACAGATATGATAGAGAGCAATAACACCAAATCCAGTGCTCCCCTCCTGACCCAAAGATACCTGAGGATGGTGACCAAGGATGGGCACAGCACATTCCAGATGGATGGTGCCCAAGGAAAAGGTCTGGCCTACCTGCGAGACGCATGGGGAATACTAATGGACATGCGCTGGAGATGGATGATgcttgtcttttctgcttcttttgtcaTTCACTGGCTAGTCTTTGCAGTGCTTTGGTATTTGCTGGCTGAGATGAATGGGGACCTGGAGCTGGACCACGATGCTCCACCTGACAACCACACTATATGTGTCAAGTATATCACCAGTTTTAcagctgctttctccttctcACTGGAGACGCAACTCACAATCGGTTACGGTACTATGTTCCCAAGCGGGGACTGTCCCAGTGCTATCGCGCTGCTTGCAATACAGATGGTCCTGGGGCTCATgctggaagccttcatcacag GTGCTTTTGTGGCAAAGATCGCCCGACCAAAGAATCGGGCATTCTCCATCCGCTTCACCCGCTCTGCTGTAGTGACACACACCGAGGGGAAGCCATACCTTATGTTCCAGGTGGCCAACACACGCTCCAGCCCACTGACTAGTGTCCAGATTTCTGCTATACTTTACCAAGAACAAGAGAATGGGCAGCTGCACCAAACTAGTGTTGACTTCCACCTAGACAATGTTACTTTGGATGAGTgccctttttttgtctttccacTGACCTACTACCATTCAATCACTCCATCCAGCCCCCTGGCTGCTCTCCTCCAAAGAGAAACTGCTCACCATTTTGAGCTGGTCGTCTTTCTGTCAGCTGTGCAGGAGGGCACAGGAGAAATGTGTCAAAGGAGAACATCCTACCTCCCCTCAGAGATCATGCTGTACCATCGCTTCACCTCCATGCTGGCCCGCAATGCCAAGGGTGAATATCAGATCAAGATGGAGAATTTTGACAAGACTATTCCCGagctcccagctgcagctggcTCAAAGAGTCCAAAAAGAACTGACAAGGAGATCCGCATCAATGGACAGCACGCCGACAGCTTCCAGCTCTCCGAGACTGGCCTCACAGAATAG